The following proteins come from a genomic window of Deltaproteobacteria bacterium IMCC39524:
- a CDS encoding rhodanese-like domain-containing protein, whose translation MKKIIFLLVGILVISTSAMARDYQYISAAELQKRIETNQQGLLLDIQVEDEFSEHHIEKAIATYAYPVKSEQDRQKLQGVVEQAKASMEPVTIICPRGGGGAKRTYDYLKEQGVSESRLLILEGGQAEWPY comes from the coding sequence GTGAAAAAAATTATCTTCTTGTTGGTGGGGATTCTCGTTATTTCAACTTCTGCTATGGCGAGAGATTATCAGTATATCAGTGCTGCAGAACTGCAGAAAAGGATTGAGACAAACCAGCAGGGTCTTTTGCTTGACATCCAGGTCGAAGACGAATTTTCTGAGCACCATATCGAGAAGGCCATTGCGACCTACGCTTACCCGGTTAAATCGGAGCAGGACAGGCAGAAGCTACAGGGGGTTGTAGAGCAGGCGAAAGCAAGCATGGAGCCTGTCACGATTATCTGTCCCCGTGGCGGAGGCGGAGCGAAACGGACTTATGACTATCTTAAAGAACAGGGAGTTTCTGAATCCCGCCTGCTCATCCTTGAGGGAGGCCAGGCAGAGTGGCCCTATTGA
- a CDS encoding DUF2177 family protein translates to MNTWFYLKLYLLTIPVFFAIDLLWLGVIAKGLYQKNLGHLLSPEVNWPAAFAFYFIYIAGIILFAVRPALAEMSLFKALVWGALFGFFTYATYDLTNLATLKDWPIKIVFIDIAWGVVLCSLVASISYQVGRWLN, encoded by the coding sequence ATGAATACCTGGTTCTATCTGAAACTCTACCTCCTGACGATCCCGGTCTTTTTTGCAATTGACCTGCTCTGGCTGGGTGTGATTGCCAAGGGTCTTTACCAGAAGAACCTCGGCCACTTGCTCAGCCCCGAGGTGAACTGGCCGGCAGCCTTTGCTTTCTACTTTATCTACATCGCCGGCATCATTCTGTTTGCGGTCAGGCCGGCCCTGGCCGAGATGTCTTTGTTCAAAGCTCTTGTCTGGGGTGCCCTGTTTGGTTTCTTTACCTATGCGACCTATGATCTGACGAATCTTGCGACGCTTAAAGATTGGCCGATCAAGATTGTTTTTATCGATATCGCCTGGGGAGTTGTTCTCTGCAGTCTGGTCGCTTCGATCAGCTACCAGGTCGGTCGCTGGCTCAACTGA
- a CDS encoding chalcone isomerase family protein, with protein MRKIASFKKLWLVVVMLVAMTGLAQALEIKGVRFSDTLVVDQTEFKLNGAAVLKWAMLFDVYAGALYLPRGVPGKRWSNDIPKRLELSYFREIEGKGFAEASDKLLQDNLLPAEYQALEKRLQTFYGFFRDVKPGDRYSINYLPGKGTELRLNEQPLGHVPGADFAIAYFGIWLGDEPISKGFRDLLLDTD; from the coding sequence GTGCGGAAAATTGCCTCATTTAAGAAACTTTGGCTGGTCGTGGTCATGCTTGTCGCGATGACCGGTCTTGCTCAGGCGCTTGAGATCAAGGGTGTTCGTTTCAGTGACACTCTGGTCGTCGATCAAACTGAGTTTAAGCTTAATGGCGCCGCGGTTTTGAAATGGGCGATGTTGTTCGACGTCTACGCCGGGGCCCTCTACCTTCCCAGGGGCGTTCCCGGGAAGCGTTGGTCGAACGACATCCCGAAAAGACTCGAGCTCTCCTATTTCCGTGAGATTGAGGGCAAAGGTTTTGCGGAGGCTTCAGACAAGCTTCTGCAAGACAATCTCTTGCCGGCAGAGTATCAAGCACTGGAAAAACGGTTACAGACTTTTTACGGGTTCTTTCGGGATGTAAAACCCGGCGATCGCTACAGCATCAATTACCTTCCTGGAAAGGGCACCGAGCTTAGGCTCAACGAACAGCCTTTGGGACATGTCCCGGGGGCCGATTTTGCGATTGCATATTTCGGTATCTGGCTGGGTGACGAGCCGATCAGCAAAGGCTTCAGAGATCTTTTGTTGGATACGGATTAA
- a CDS encoding FAD-dependent oxidoreductase, translating into MTEARDKPTQGQKIAVIGGGVAGIVAAHLLQKRYDVTLFEQNDYLGGHTHTIEIKEGPDAGLAVDTGFIVLNDATYPLFRKFLAQLGVEARVSEMSFGFQCWQTGLVYAGTDFNGLFAQRRNLFSPAFYRFLLEIVRFNKQAQEDLDKGDISQVTLGEYLEKGGYSPFMIDNYLMPMAAAIWSTPTMQIHAFPAGPFLHFFRNHGLLSFRNRALWRTVVGGSHAYVKAFAKGFKGRLHLDSAVRGVHREEGQVRLTFSDDEAQTFDQVVIATHADQAFRLLQDATELEQELLSPWQYQLNQTVLHTDSSILPIRKHAWAAWNFTREAREEEDRPVYVTYYMNRLQGLRAQNDYCVTLNRGEAFKPDTVIAEMAYHHPLYSFASMATQAKLPQLNGCKNTYFCGSYFGYGFHEDAVRSGVDVAKAFGLEL; encoded by the coding sequence ATGACTGAAGCACGCGATAAGCCGACCCAAGGTCAAAAAATTGCCGTGATCGGTGGTGGGGTTGCCGGCATCGTCGCGGCTCATCTGTTGCAAAAGCGATATGACGTGACGCTCTTCGAACAGAATGATTATCTTGGCGGGCACACTCACACCATCGAAATCAAAGAAGGCCCCGATGCCGGACTGGCGGTTGATACCGGTTTCATCGTCCTCAACGATGCCACCTACCCCCTGTTTCGAAAATTCCTTGCCCAACTGGGAGTCGAAGCACGGGTTTCGGAGATGTCCTTTGGTTTCCAATGTTGGCAGACCGGCCTGGTTTATGCCGGCACGGACTTCAACGGCCTGTTCGCCCAGCGGCGCAACCTGTTCAGTCCAGCATTTTACCGCTTCCTGCTGGAGATTGTGCGATTCAACAAACAGGCTCAGGAGGATCTCGACAAGGGTGACATTTCCCAGGTCACTCTCGGCGAATATCTGGAGAAAGGGGGTTACTCACCCTTTATGATCGATAACTACCTGATGCCGATGGCCGCAGCAATCTGGTCCACACCAACGATGCAGATCCATGCTTTCCCGGCTGGCCCGTTTCTACACTTTTTCCGAAACCATGGCTTACTCTCTTTTCGCAATCGCGCCCTCTGGCGAACCGTGGTTGGCGGAAGCCATGCCTACGTTAAAGCTTTTGCCAAGGGTTTCAAGGGGAGGTTGCATCTTGATTCAGCGGTGCGGGGTGTCCATCGTGAAGAAGGGCAAGTTCGGCTCACTTTCTCAGATGACGAGGCACAGACCTTTGATCAAGTCGTGATCGCCACCCACGCCGATCAGGCCTTTCGCCTATTGCAAGATGCGACTGAACTCGAGCAAGAGTTGCTTTCACCCTGGCAATACCAGCTCAACCAAACTGTTCTGCACACGGACTCATCGATCTTGCCGATCCGCAAACACGCCTGGGCTGCCTGGAATTTTACCCGCGAGGCGAGAGAAGAGGAGGATCGCCCCGTTTATGTGACCTACTACATGAACCGCCTGCAGGGGTTAAGGGCGCAGAACGATTATTGCGTCACCCTCAATCGCGGCGAAGCTTTCAAACCGGACACCGTGATTGCCGAGATGGCTTACCATCACCCGCTTTACAGCTTCGCTTCGATGGCGACACAAGCGAAGTTGCCGCAGCTCAATGGTTGTAAGAACACCTATTTCTGCGGCAGTTATTTCGGCTACGGTTTTCATGAAGATGCCGTCAGGTCGGGTGTCGACGTGGCCAAAGCATTCGGACTTGAGTTATGA
- a CDS encoding pyridoxamine 5'-phosphate oxidase family protein, with protein sequence MQLQDYFENASGVGVMSTADSVGKVDSAIYARPHVMADGTIAFIMRDRLTHHNLQENPYATYLFIEAERGYKGLRLFLKKDREDQDLELMNQMTRRCLTPEEDEAKGPKFLVYFKIEKALKLIGSDSPQITLP encoded by the coding sequence ATGCAATTGCAAGATTATTTTGAAAATGCAAGTGGCGTTGGTGTTATGTCCACCGCTGACAGCGTCGGTAAAGTTGATTCCGCGATTTATGCAAGACCACATGTCATGGCAGACGGGACAATTGCGTTTATCATGCGCGACCGGCTTACCCATCACAATCTTCAGGAAAACCCGTATGCCACGTATCTTTTTATCGAAGCAGAACGTGGCTACAAAGGTCTTCGTCTGTTTCTCAAGAAGGATCGGGAGGATCAGGATCTTGAGTTGATGAATCAGATGACAAGACGTTGCTTGACCCCCGAAGAAGACGAAGCCAAGGGGCCAAAATTTCTCGTCTATTTTAAAATCGAAAAAGCCCTGAAACTGATTGGCAGCGACAGCCCGCAGATAACTCTGCCTTGA
- a CDS encoding DUF2878 domain-containing protein gives MCLPPLATKLLNVSIYQAGWFCCVLGAGWGFPTSGALVGLLLAGLHLLLAVSRKNEALLMFAACLLGILVDSLQQGFGLFTFTRDAAWPLWLPLWVFVIWAQFATLFHYALHWLSGRYLLAAIFGLVGGPFAYWAGIRMGAASFGDNPTLTVVTLAIVWALVTPLLCRLSDLIDKEEGRYRLGRDK, from the coding sequence ATGTGCCTGCCACCCCTTGCAACCAAACTTCTCAATGTCTCTATCTACCAGGCCGGCTGGTTCTGCTGCGTGCTCGGCGCAGGCTGGGGCTTTCCGACCTCCGGCGCGCTGGTTGGATTGTTGCTTGCCGGTTTGCATCTGCTGTTGGCCGTATCCCGAAAAAACGAGGCGTTATTGATGTTCGCGGCCTGCCTGCTCGGAATCCTGGTTGACTCCCTTCAGCAAGGCTTCGGCTTGTTTACCTTCACACGCGATGCCGCCTGGCCATTGTGGCTGCCTCTCTGGGTGTTTGTGATCTGGGCGCAGTTCGCCACACTCTTCCACTACGCTTTGCACTGGCTATCGGGACGCTACCTGCTTGCGGCAATCTTCGGCCTGGTTGGCGGGCCATTCGCTTATTGGGCTGGCATTAGAATGGGTGCCGCCTCTTTCGGTGACAACCCGACCCTCACGGTTGTGACCCTGGCCATAGTTTGGGCCCTGGTCACGCCGTTGCTCTGTCGGCTGAGTGATTTAATCGATAAAGAAGAGGGTCGTTATCGATTGGGCAGAGATAAATAA
- a CDS encoding selenium metabolism-associated LysR family transcriptional regulator, which yields MNFRQLELFIAITETGSFSRGAEAVLLTQSTVSQHMAALENELGTELFDRIGRGVVLTAGGEKFLVHARRILAERDVLRQSMASFQGLENTLLKIGASNVPANYLIPPVLPALKQKHPGITLTMLTGDSREMIACLEKSEIELAVVGSYLSTKKIEFTPLIADSLTLIVGPNHRWAKRDSLSLAELISEPCVVREEGSGSGQALHDALSHRGLNPEELTIGARLGSNEAVLQAVAEGFGCAFVSELSVNHNLGAGEICKVKVDGLTVDRQIWLANLKSRSQSPASKTFKEVLMKFYY from the coding sequence GTGAATTTTCGTCAGCTTGAGCTCTTTATTGCCATTACCGAAACAGGCAGTTTTTCGCGAGGCGCGGAAGCTGTCCTCTTAACCCAGTCAACCGTTAGTCAGCATATGGCAGCTCTTGAAAATGAACTGGGCACAGAGCTGTTTGACCGAATTGGCCGCGGCGTCGTTCTGACTGCAGGAGGAGAGAAGTTTCTTGTCCACGCCAGGCGGATTCTCGCGGAGCGTGATGTGTTGCGCCAATCGATGGCCAGCTTTCAGGGGCTGGAGAATACTCTGCTGAAGATTGGTGCCAGCAATGTTCCGGCAAATTATCTGATCCCGCCGGTATTGCCTGCACTGAAGCAGAAACATCCCGGGATCACCCTCACCATGTTGACAGGTGACTCCCGCGAGATGATCGCTTGTCTCGAAAAATCAGAAATTGAACTCGCCGTAGTCGGCAGTTACCTGAGTACAAAGAAGATCGAATTCACTCCCCTCATCGCTGATTCGTTGACACTCATCGTCGGCCCGAACCACCGTTGGGCAAAAAGGGACTCACTCTCCCTGGCCGAACTTATCTCTGAACCCTGCGTAGTCCGTGAAGAGGGCTCGGGTAGTGGGCAGGCTTTGCATGATGCATTAAGCCATCGAGGCCTGAATCCGGAAGAGCTCACGATCGGCGCACGACTCGGCAGTAACGAGGCTGTGTTACAGGCTGTTGCCGAAGGATTCGGGTGCGCTTTTGTTTCTGAGCTCTCCGTAAACCATAATCTTGGTGCGGGAGAGATTTGTAAGGTCAAAGTCGATGGTTTGACTGTGGACAGGCAGATTTGGCTGGCGAACTTAAAATCTCGCTCCCAGTCGCCAGCATCCAAGACTTTCAAAGAGGTGCTGATGAAATTCTATTACTGA
- a CDS encoding DUF1365 family protein, with protein MNSKIYLGEVTHARLSPVKHSFRYPVYFYAFQLEDLPELAKQTMLFGYNQRRPVAVHDKDYLAPGEAPIREKVEEVLTHAGMTFPLGKVILVTAARFFNYIFNPISFFYCHDKDGLLVCIIAQVRNTFGEMHLYLLDAKGSEKVDGRLLFRADKQFHVSPFFPVRGHYEFRLTEPDQAIDNTLNYHVNDQLALVARIHGQAKPLTRDSLARTIIAHPIGASLTMPRILWQAAKLHWQRRLPVYHKPVPDSVMTIRPVPATLIDRIGFKMVTGFLSRLPQGEIKLKTPDDLHYCFGEAGASPSIKLAVKEFQFFRRVMLSGDIGFGEAYTDGDWTTSDLPGLLTLLAENEDVMDDRSIMSSLMGRLVNYFRHLQRPNTIRGSARNIKEHYDLSNAFFATFLDQTMTYSCARFINGDETLEQAQRNKLQSIIAKTGIGADDHVLEIGCGWGSFAIEAVQQTGCRVTGITVSREQLEFARQRVLDAGLEERIELKFCDYRHIEGEYSKIVSIEMLEAVGHAGLKPFFAACDKALQPGGRAMIQVITIPDRKYNAYRYSSDWIRKHIFPGGHVPSVGALTKAMASGSNLHLDNLEQHGLDYAETLDRWRQTMLARRQEILALGYDEAFLRKWDYYFAYCQAGFAANIIDLAQMVLSKPEHSSRTD; from the coding sequence ATGAATTCGAAAATTTATCTCGGTGAAGTCACGCACGCTAGGCTTTCGCCGGTCAAGCACAGCTTCCGCTATCCGGTTTATTTTTACGCCTTCCAGCTGGAAGACCTTCCCGAGCTTGCGAAGCAAACCATGTTGTTTGGTTATAACCAGCGACGTCCGGTTGCTGTTCATGACAAGGACTACCTGGCCCCTGGTGAAGCTCCGATTCGCGAAAAAGTTGAAGAGGTTCTCACCCATGCCGGCATGACCTTTCCCCTGGGTAAAGTCATCCTGGTCACAGCGGCACGATTTTTCAATTACATCTTCAATCCGATCAGCTTTTTCTACTGCCACGACAAGGATGGCCTTCTGGTCTGCATCATTGCCCAGGTGCGTAACACCTTCGGTGAGATGCACCTCTATCTGCTCGATGCGAAAGGGTCAGAAAAAGTTGATGGCCGATTGCTCTTCCGTGCTGACAAGCAGTTCCACGTCTCACCCTTTTTCCCCGTCCGGGGACACTATGAATTTCGGCTGACCGAGCCGGATCAAGCCATCGATAATACGCTCAACTACCATGTCAATGACCAGCTGGCTCTGGTCGCCCGGATCCATGGACAGGCCAAGCCCTTGACCAGAGACAGCCTGGCAAGAACCATCATTGCCCACCCCATCGGCGCTAGCCTGACCATGCCCAGGATTCTCTGGCAGGCGGCCAAACTTCATTGGCAGAGGAGGCTCCCCGTGTATCACAAACCGGTTCCCGATAGCGTCATGACCATACGACCCGTACCAGCGACCTTGATTGATCGGATCGGCTTTAAAATGGTCACGGGCTTTTTGTCACGCCTACCGCAGGGCGAAATTAAATTGAAGACTCCCGACGATTTGCATTATTGCTTCGGTGAGGCAGGGGCCTCTCCGTCGATAAAGCTGGCCGTCAAGGAGTTCCAGTTCTTCCGCCGCGTCATGCTCTCCGGCGACATCGGTTTCGGTGAAGCCTACACCGATGGTGACTGGACCACGTCTGACCTGCCTGGCCTGTTGACACTGCTCGCCGAGAACGAAGATGTAATGGATGACCGCAGTATCATGTCGTCCCTCATGGGTCGACTGGTCAACTACTTCCGGCACCTGCAACGACCCAACACCATCAGGGGCAGCGCCCGCAACATCAAGGAACATTACGACCTGAGCAACGCCTTCTTCGCTACCTTCCTCGACCAGACCATGACCTATTCGTGCGCGCGGTTTATAAACGGGGACGAAACTTTGGAACAGGCACAGCGGAACAAACTTCAGTCAATCATTGCCAAGACCGGGATCGGAGCAGACGACCATGTCCTCGAAATCGGCTGCGGCTGGGGCAGTTTTGCCATTGAAGCCGTGCAACAGACCGGCTGCCGTGTCACGGGGATCACCGTATCCAGGGAGCAGCTCGAGTTTGCCCGCCAGCGCGTTTTGGACGCGGGCCTTGAGGAGCGGATTGAACTCAAGTTCTGCGACTACCGGCATATCGAAGGGGAGTATTCAAAAATCGTCTCGATCGAGATGCTCGAAGCTGTCGGCCATGCCGGGTTAAAACCTTTTTTTGCGGCCTGTGATAAAGCCCTGCAACCCGGCGGTCGCGCCATGATCCAGGTCATTACCATACCTGATCGCAAATATAATGCGTATCGCTACAGTTCCGACTGGATCCGCAAACATATCTTCCCCGGTGGGCATGTCCCCTCTGTCGGGGCACTCACTAAAGCCATGGCGAGTGGATCGAACCTGCACCTGGACAACCTCGAACAACATGGACTGGATTACGCCGAGACCCTTGATCGCTGGCGCCAGACCATGCTTGCACGGCGGCAGGAAATCCTTGCGCTTGGCTATGACGAGGCCTTTCTGCGTAAGTGGGACTACTATTTCGCCTACTGCCAGGCCGGCTTCGCCGCCAACATCATCGACCTGGCACAAATGGTTTTGAGCAAACCGGAACACTCCTCAAGGACCGACTGA
- a CDS encoding DUF1295 domain-containing protein, giving the protein MNVFFFSLIVLLIYMTTIFGLALRLKDNSIVDVAYGLAFVLTCSSAFLVYGDGHARQWLVVSLITIWGLRLACHIFLRKQGEGEDFRYRQWREEWGDTFIWRSFLQIFMLQGTVIFLVALPALLVINSPGGKLGAFDGAGLLVWLFGFGFEAIGDWQLLGFKRKPENRGKIIQSGLWRYTRHPNYFGEAVLWWGLLLIALKVPYGAVAVLSPLLIDFLLLKVSGIPMLEAKYQNNPEFSAYKERTNAFFPWFPKPGGLND; this is encoded by the coding sequence ATGAACGTTTTCTTCTTCAGCCTTATTGTGCTGCTGATCTATATGACCACGATTTTTGGGCTCGCACTGCGGCTCAAGGACAACAGCATTGTCGATGTGGCCTACGGCCTTGCCTTCGTTCTGACCTGCAGCTCGGCTTTTCTGGTTTATGGCGATGGTCACGCCCGACAGTGGCTGGTGGTCTCCCTCATCACAATCTGGGGGCTGCGTCTCGCTTGTCACATCTTTCTGCGCAAACAGGGCGAGGGCGAGGATTTCCGTTATCGCCAATGGCGCGAAGAGTGGGGCGACACCTTCATCTGGCGCAGCTTTCTGCAAATTTTCATGCTGCAGGGGACGGTGATCTTTCTGGTCGCCCTGCCAGCCTTGCTGGTCATCAACAGCCCGGGGGGAAAGCTCGGTGCCTTCGATGGTGCAGGACTGCTGGTCTGGTTGTTCGGCTTCGGCTTTGAGGCAATCGGCGATTGGCAGCTTTTGGGGTTCAAGCGCAAGCCTGAGAACCGCGGCAAAATCATCCAGAGCGGCCTCTGGCGCTACACGCGACATCCGAATTATTTTGGTGAAGCCGTGCTCTGGTGGGGTTTGCTCCTGATCGCCCTCAAGGTTCCATATGGGGCGGTGGCGGTGCTCAGCCCGCTACTCATCGACTTTTTATTGTTAAAAGTTTCCGGAATCCCCATGCTTGAAGCCAAGTATCAGAACAATCCGGAATTTTCTGCTTACAAAGAGCGAACCAATGCTTTCTTTCCCTGGTTTCCAAAGCCCGGAGGTTTGAATGACTGA